From a region of the Bacteroidia bacterium genome:
- a CDS encoding metallophosphoesterase family protein has protein sequence MRIALISDTHGHLDPLLFKYADTCDEIWHAGDIGAQEGRQLGVLEELRKFKPLRAVFGNIDDGKTRKELQETLEFELEGLKVFITHIGGYPGHYAPGIKAKLLKKRPGLFICGHSHILKVIPDKELGLLHMNPGAAGIHGFHTVKTMLRFTIREGKVQELQAIELGKRA, from the coding sequence ATGCGCATTGCATTGATCTCCGATACTCACGGACACCTGGATCCGCTCCTCTTTAAATACGCAGACACCTGCGATGAAATATGGCATGCTGGAGATATTGGAGCACAGGAGGGCCGGCAATTAGGGGTGTTGGAAGAACTAAGGAAGTTTAAGCCCTTAAGAGCGGTATTCGGGAATATTGATGACGGTAAAACAAGAAAAGAATTGCAGGAAACGCTGGAATTTGAGCTCGAAGGGTTAAAAGTGTTTATCACACACATTGGAGGTTATCCCGGACATTACGCACCGGGAATAAAAGCCAAGCTTCTGAAAAAAAGACCGGGACTCTTCATTTGTGGTCATTCCCATATATTGAAAGTGATACCCGATAAAGAACTCGGGCTGCTGCACATGAATCCAGGAGCCGCGGGCATTCATGGTTTTCATACTGTAAAAACCATGTTACGATTTACCATTCGTGAAGGAAAAGTGCAGGAGTTACAGGCTATTGAACTGGGGAAACGGGCATAA